The DNA window GATGTCGAGCGTCTCGCCCCACCACTCGAGTCGCTGGCGCATGTCGCGGTTCAGCGCCCGGAGCGGCGTGATGTAGAGCACTGAAATCCCAAATCTGGGGTTTGCCTCCGCTACGGAATCGAAGACGGGCAACATCGCCGTCTCGGTCTTGCCCGTCCCGGTCGGTGCGATGACGAGCCCGTTCTTTCCCTCCGCGAGCGGCGGAATCGCACGCTTCTGTGGCTCCGTCGGCGTCGAGAAGCCTCGCTCGGAGAGCGCCGACCGAACCTCCGAGCCGAGCCGCGCGAAGGCGGCAGAACCAGCGGCCTGCCTGTCCTGCATCGTGGTTTTCGTTGGGAGCGAAGCGAATTAAGCGCGTTGCCTACTCAGGTGTCGCCGTCCGTCGCTACGGTTCCACGACCAGTTTCCCGAGGAAGCTCTCTTCCAACACGTCGCGCTGTGCCTCGTCCACCTCGTCCAGCGAGTACGTCCGGGCGATTTCGGGGACGACTTCGCCGTCCGCGACGAGTCGGGCCAACCGCGCTAGCACCGCCGAAATGTCCGGGGTGTTGTACATGCTCATCAGCGTTATCGTCAGCTCCTTCGAGCGCGCGGCGGGGACGTTCTCGAACCCGGCCGCCACATCCTCGTTGCCGATGCCGACGATGCGGGCACCCGTCGCCGCCACGTCCGCGTCGAACTGGAGGTAGTCGTCCAGCCGGTGGTCGAGGATGACGTCCGGTTTCCCGGCCTCTTCCACCGCCTCCGCGAGGTCCTCCCTGCGGTAGTCGAGCACCGTGTTCGCGCCGACCGCTTCGAGGCGGTCGTGGTAATCCTCGCTCGCCGTCGTCGTCACGCGGGCACCGGTCGCGGCCGCGAGTTGCACCGCGACGTGGCCGACGCCGCCGCTACCGCCGTGCACGAGGCAGGTTTCGGCGGGTTCGAGGTCGCCGTGGTCGATGAGCGCCCGCCACGCCGTGACGCCGACGAGGGCGACCGCCGCGCCCTCCTCGAAGCCGACGCCATTCGGAAGGTGGGCGACCGTATCCGTCGGCGTCGTGGCGTACTCCGCGCACGTTCCGGGTCGGTCGTTCCCGAGGCCGGTACCGAACACCCGGTCGCCCGCCTCGAACTCCTCGATGTCGTCGCCGACGGCTTCGACCTCGCCCGCGAAGTCCGACCCCGGAATCCACGGGAGGTCGCCGGGCGAGTACGACCCCTCGCGGAAGTAGGTGTCCACGGGGTTGACCGCGGCGGCGCGGACCGCCACCAGCAGTTCGTCGTCGTCGGGTTCCGGTCGGTCGATGTCGTCTACCTGTAGCACGTTCGGCCCGCCGTGTTCGTGATAGCGTACTGCGCGCATGTGTGGGGCCACGATGGGAAGGAAAATAAGTCCGCAGGGGTCACAGTGACAGTATGTCCCCAACCGACGCGCCGAACCACATCGCCCATCGCGGGTTCGCCGACGACTATCCCGAGAACAGTCCGCTCGCGTTCGAGCGGGCGGCGGACTGCGCCGACGCCATCGAGATGGACGTCCAGCGGTGTGGCACCGGCGAACTCGTCGTCTTCCACGACGCGAAACTCGGACGGTTGACCGACGAGTACGGGTTGGTCCAGGACACACCGTGGTCGGTGCTCCGAGGCCTCTCGATTCTCGGGTCTGACGAGACGGTTCCGTCGCTGGAAACCGCACTCGACGCGGTTCCGGCGGGGACGGCCATCAACCTCGAACTGAAACACGTCGGGATGGCGGACCGAGTGTTAGACGCGGTGGGGGCAGTCGAAAACGAGATACTGCTGTCCTCGTTCGACTCGCGCGTTCTCCGGAACCTCCGGGAACGGGACGCAGACGTTCGACTGGCCTACATCAACCAGCGCGGGCCGAACTGCATCGACACTGCCGTCGATTTGGACTGCGCGTGTGTGCACCCCCGAGCGGACCTCTGCGACGCGTCGTTCGTGGCGCGGGCGCACGAGGCCGGATTGACCGTGAACTCGTGGACGGTGGACGACGAGGAGGGGGCGGCCACCCTCGCGGAGGCCGGCGTCGATGGTATCGTCTCCGACACGTCGGCGGTCTTCTGAAGTCCCCGATAAAAGGGCGGTAAATACGGCGAAATAATCGACGATAGACCGTCCGGCCGGACGTCAAAACGGGTCGCGGCAAAAACCGCCTTGGGCGTGAACCGGCGGGATTTAAGCGGCGCGGAAACCCCCTTTCGAACGCATGAGGCTACACGAGTATCAGGCGAAGGAGGTGTTTTCCGACGCGGGAATTCCGACGCCGGATTCGGCGCTCGCAGAGAGTGTCGAGGAAGTCGTCGAAGCGGCGGAGGACATCGGCTACCCTGTCGCGGTAAAAGCGCAAGTACACGTCGGCGGCCGCGGAAAGGCCGGCGGAATCAAACTCGCTGAAGACCGTGACGAGGCCGAGGAAGCCGCCGAGGACATTCTCGGAATGGACCTCAAGGGATACACAGTCGAACAGGTGTTGGTCGAAGGTGCCGTCGATTTCGTCAACGAACTCTACGTCGGCGTGACGATGGACCGCGGCGAGGGCAAACCGGTCGCAATGGTCTCCACGAAAGGCGGCGTGGACATCGAGGCCGTCGCCGAGGAGACGCCCGACGCCATCGCGCGGGAGCACATCGACCCGGCGTTCGGCATGCACCCGTACCAGGCTCGTAAGGCCGTGTTCGACGCGGGCGTGGACAAGGACATCGCCATGGACGTCGCGGGCGTCCTCACGACGCTGTACGACCTCTGGTCCGACAAGGACGCGAACGACGCCGAAATCAACCCGCTGATGGTCACCTCGGACGACGAGGTTATCGCGGCCGACGCGGTGCTCAACATCGACGACGACGCGCTCTTCCGTCACCCCGACCTCGCCGAGATGGAGGAGGACTCCTACGAGGACGACCTCGAACGCAAGGCCGGCGAGTACGGCTTCGACTACGTTCGACTCGATGGCAACGTCGGCATCATCGGCAACGGTGCCGGACTCGTCATGACCACGCTCGACCTCGTGGACTACTACGGCGGCGAACCCGCCAACTTCCTCGACATCGGTGGCGGCGCGAAAGCCGAGCGCGTGACGAACGCGCTCGACATGGTGTTCTCGGACGAGAACGTCGATTCGGTCGTCTTCAACATCTTCGGCGGCATCACCCGCGGTGACGAGGTTGCCAAGGGTATCAACGAGGCGCTCGAATCGCTCGACGAGATTCCGAAACCCGTCGTCGTTCGACTCGCCGGGACGAACGCCGAGGAAGGAATGGACATCCTGAACACCGACCTCGTTCAGGTCGAAGCGACGCTCGAAGACGCGGTTCAGCGTGCCGTCGAAAACGCGGAGGAAGAACAATGAGCATTCTCGTCGACGACGACACCCGAGTGGTCGTCCAAGGTATCACTGGCGGTGAGGGCAGTTTCCACACCGAACAGATGATGGAGTACGGAACGAACGTCGTGGCCGGTGCGGTCCCCGGCAAGGGCGGCCAGGAAGTGCAGGGCGTGCCCGTCTACGACACCGTGAACGAAGCGGTCGAGGAGGAGGACGCCGACGCGTCCGTCATCTTCGTCCCGCCCGCGTTCGCCGGAGACGCAATCTTCGAGGCGCTCGACACGGACCTCGACCTCGCGGTCGCCATCACGGAAGGCGTCCCAACGCAGGACATGTCGAAAGTGTACAAGCGCCTCTCGGAGACCGACACGCGCCTGCTCGGCCCGAACTGCCCCGGCATCATCACGCCCGGCGAGGCCAAACTCGGTATCCTCCCCGGCAACATCTTCGAGTCCGGGAACGTCGGTCTCGTCTCCCGTTCGGGGACGCTGACCTACCAAGTCGTGGATAGCCTCACCCAGCGCGGTATCGGGCAGACGACCGCCATCGGCATCGGCGGCGACCCGATCATCGGCACGGACTTCATCGACGCCCTCTCGCTCTTTGAGGACGACCCCGATACCGATGCCGTCGTCATGTGCGGCGAAATCGGTGGCGAGGACGAAGAGGAAGCGGCGGCGTTCATCGCCGAGAACATGGACACCCCGGTCGCCGGCTTTATCGCGGGCCGCACCGCCCCGCCAGGAAAGCGCATGGGCCACGCGGGTGCCATCGTCTCCGGCAGCGGCACCGGCACCGCCGAGTCCAAAATCAACGCCCTCAACGACGCGGGCGTCCCGGTCGGCGACACCCCCGAGGAAGTCGCGGACAACATCGAAGACTTCCTGTAAGCAGTCCTCGAACGGTTCGATTCTCGTTTCTTTTATCGCGCAACTGTATCGCTCGTCAGCCGAACGCTCGTCCGAACTGTCGGCCGAACGCTCGTCCAAAACATCCTTCAGATCCGCCTCCGTACACTCGTCCGATGAAAACCGAAGCGCTCGCCGGACGGAGCGCGACGGAACTCGTCGGGACCGCCATCCCGGTGGCGATGGGGCTGTTCACGCTCGCGTTGTTCCTCTTTTCGGGGAGAACGGTGCTGTTCGTCGGAGGAGCCATCGGCATCGGGTTGGTCCTCTTCTCCGGCCTCGTCAGCTATCGGGACGCCCGAAACCGAGGGTGATATTTTTCCGACCGGTTCCCGTTCGATTTCGTATGGACGATGCCGAACTACAAAAACGACTTCGCCGAATCGAGTACCGTCAGTATCTCATTCTCGCTCTGCTCGTCGTTCCGTATCTCGCCGAACTGGTCGGCGTCTGGGTCGCCGGTCTATTCGCCATCGTGGTCGGATTCGCCGCCTTCACGATGGTCGTCATCTACCGCCGAAACGACCGGAGCACGGCGTGAAGATATTCGATACCCGATATCCGGTTTCCGCCGCGCTCGATACCCGCCGTTCTCGATACCCGTCCTGTTCGCGTCAGCGCCGACTCGGGGTGCCCATCTCGTAGTCCGAAGAGAGGTCCAGCAGTCGTTCGACCATCGTCGGAAGCGTTCGCAAGCGGACGGTGTTCTCCTCGCGGCCGCTTTCGATGAGTCCCGCATCGGCTAACTTGGGGAAGTGAACGTGCCTGAGACTCGTCATCGCGCGGTCGTGTGTCTCGGCCGTGACTTCCATTCCGTCCGTTTCGTTGACGATGATTTCGGCCAGCGCGTCGTGGTGAACCGCGCCGTCGAACGTTTCGAGAAGGTGGTAGAGAACGAGACGACGGCGATAATGAGAGAGAACGTCGAACGAACGACTCAGTGGGAGTCCATGGTCCATTACACACGCTTCTTCCGCCTCCCGAGGGGTGTGTCCGCTGGTTTACGTCTCAAATCTTTATATGGTGTCTTCCGTCACGCTGTTCTCGACCAGCGCGGCGGTCCCTTTGCGCAGGCGGACCGACAGCGCTTGCGCGCTGATGTCGAATTCCTCGGCGAGTTCTTCGAGCGTCGTCCGTCGCGGTACGTCGAAATACCCTGCGTCCAGCGCCCGGCGGAGCGTTTCGTGCTGGAGTTCCGTCAACTCCATCCCGCCGGAGTCGTCCGCACTGCTGTACAGCGCATCGACGGAGAGGGTGTCGTAGTTGTCCTGCCACCAGTCGGCGAACGACGCGAACGCATCGCGGTCGGGAAACCGGAATCGGGCCTCCCACCCGTCCCGCGTCCCGACCGCATCCAGCAGGACGCCGCCGAGGTCGACCCACACGTGATTCGACGACGCGGCACTTACCGCTTCGGAGTAGTTTGCACGATAGAGCCGACGACCGTCGTCCTCGGCGAGGTGTTCGAACTCCGCAATCGACGAATCGTCCGCCATGGCCGCTTCGAATCCGTCGTGGTCGTCACCGTGCGCCCAGAACAACAACTGGACGGTTTCCTCCGAGCCGACGCTCCGCTCGCGCTCCACCTCGATAGTCACGTCGGGATGCGCCGCAAGTGTGGATTCGAGAACAGGTGTTTGCACGGTGATTTCGGCGATTATCACATGTCCTCCCAAACGGTGGAGAAATATATCTCTCATGGTATCGCCAATTTTCGATTTCGTTCCAAAATTTGCGAGCTTTTGTATATGGTGTTGGAACTGAATGGTTTCGCTCGATGACTCGAGCGATTTCGGCCGGGACCAGTTCGGCGCGTCCCGACAGAATACAAACCTGTCGGTCGATGCCAGTAATCCTCCGGACGCGGATATGTAGGACGAAGCGAACGAGGTATCGCCGTAAAGGCGGGTGCTGGAACACCTACCTCGTTTACTTCGGACAGTCACCGAAGCCTGTTCGACAGGGATTCTCCGCGAGAAAAGCGTACCGCTCGGCGACCGCTCCCGAAAACCTATCCGTTCTGTGACGAACGCGTCAGAAAGATGGCGTGATAGACCCCGAGTACATGCGGTTGTGGCCGTGTGGACATCGGCTAGCCGCGTAGGGAGTTCCGACAGTTCGTTCTTGTTGGCGAACACATCGACCGTAAAAACCGCTCCACGAGGCCGACCATCACCACGGACGCGTCGCCCTCAGCCGGTCTGCCACGGCCACGACGTCGAGAAGTGCTGGCGACGGACCGCTTCGAACATCGCCAGCAGGCCGCCGCCGATGAGCGAGATGGTCCCCAGCCCTTTCGGTGACGTCGCCGGGAAGACGGTTCGATAGGTGAACGTGCGGTCCGCTCCCCGCACGTGCACCTTCACGTTCTTCGGCCGAAAACCGGGACGGGACGCACTGGGAAGCGACTCACTGGAATCAAAGGCGTACGTCTTTCCGTTGAGCGCACCGTCGACGACGTGCTGCTCCTGTGGCGTGAGCATCCCGTATTCGTAGACCGGTTGCCCCGTATACTCTCCGCTCGAACCCTGTTTAAACTCGTACTGAAGTGCACCGATGCTGAGGACTACCCCGGCAACGATCATGAACATGCCGAGAAAGAACAATCCGTAACGTATCCTCTTCCGGTCGTATCCTTCCCGTTCGTGACCGCTAGTTCGTAGTGGCGTCCATCGTCCATCCGCGAACCGTCCAAGGGTGTGACGCCGAGAACGTCCGTCACGCGAAGTCCACTGTCCTCCATCGTGTGGACTCGGCGAGGTGCTCCGGATCGGTATCAGAATTGTCGTCTCGGCTTCTGCGGTCCGCTAAAAGAACGTTCTTCGCGTTTTCGTGCGCGATACATGCGGAACTTATACAGATGCGTCAATCCGGGAGAGAGATGGTCAACCCAAGGCCGGGAGAATTTGGATCTTCGATAAATACGCGTGTCGGAACGCCCGTTCTCCAGACCGCGTCTATATCGCCGGGGTCGACAGTTCCGACAAACGGACCGGCGTCACCGTTCTGAATCTCATCTTGACCAGGGTCGAAATACTCATCGTGAGGTTGCACCTGCCCACTGATGTCGATGGTGTAATCGTATCCGGGCCAATCCGGATTCCCGTCTCTCTCTACTGAAACTGCTGCTTTGAGATTTGCTGTCGTCACATCGATCGTTAGCCATCCGTAGTCGTTATAAGTGACATTAATCTGAGTAATAGAATCGTCAGAGTCCATCCAGTAGTTGTCTACCCCGCCGTCACTAACCTGCCCATCCACGAAGTCCTTTCCCACACCGAGAATGTCGTCATCTCCGTTAGCCTGACCACCCTTTTCTAGGTCGTCGTAACCTGTGGCAGTGTGCACCTGATACTCCCAGTAATTACTATTGGAATAGACCCGTATTTCATCCGTGTTTGCCGTTGCCGTCCCGGTCGCAGCGATTCCACCGGCAACCCCGACTCCAGCGGTCGCAGTCGATCGGAGGAAACGTCGTCGTCCGAATTCTTTCTCACTCATTGCTTTTGGATTCAAGGACGTTATATTATTATATTTTTCGGAACGGAAAAATATAAAATCCATCCCTTTCCAACTAGATCGTTCGATAGCTGATTTCCCGATGGTGGAAGAACCGCCCGGTGGATGAATATCGACAGGTCTTCCCGAGTGAAAGCCACTCAGGCGACGTACCGCAAGACGACCTCACGGGGCAACCTGTTCGTGGTCGACCGTGTACGTAGCCAAAGATTGATTCTGGATACGTCGCTTCTCATCGAGTGATGAACAGCGACTCGGACGCCCTCGAAAAGGTGGACGAATTGGAGTCAAATGGCCATGCCCAGAAGATACCGGCCATGACGCTGCAGGAACTCTTCATCGGCATCGGTGCCAGCGACCTCCCGAAGTCCTAACGTGAAAAAATCGAAGCAGTCATCGAACCTCGTCCTGTTCTCGAAACCACGGAAGCAATCGCTCGAAAGGCGGGATTCATCGATGGGACGCTACGCCGGGACGGAAATCGAATCGACATCGGTGATGCGACGATTGGCGCAACTGCCCTTCGAGAAGACGAACCGGTCGTAACGGGCAACAGCGAGCATTTCGGGCGTATCGACGGCATCGACGTTGAATCCTACTGAGAGCACAGAATCGTCAGAAACGGGTCGGGGAAGATTCGAACCACGTCTCGTCTACTTCGAACTTTGTGGAGACGTTCCTGCTCGTTCACTTCGTTCACTCCACGGGCACGCGACTCCGCGAGTTCGAACTGCCGGACCATTTCGACGTCGTAGATTCCTCGCTACGCTCGTCGTGTAGCGTCATCAGAAATGGGTCGGGGCAGATTCGAACTGCCGATCTGCTCCGTGTGAAGGAGCTGTCATAACCGGACTAGACTACCGACCCGCACGCAGTTCATCGTTTTCCTGCACCGGACTTAAGGCTTGCTTTCGAGAGCGGGCGGCCACCACGACCAAGGGCCGTCGATGCCGACCCCCGAGCATGACCGACTGGACCGTTATAAACGTCGCCGACGCGGACCCCGGCGTTCTGGACGGCTCGAAATCCCTCAACGAGGTGCTGTCGGCCCACGCGCGGGCGCGGACGAAGTTTGTGCTCCCCGAGGGGCGCTACCACCTCGACGGGCCGTTCGTCCACAACGATTGCGAGGCGATTGCGGTGGTGGGCGACCCGCACGCCACGCTGATCGTGAGCGACCCCGACCAACAGTACTGCCTCGACGTCGGCGGCGACTGGGGCGTCTCACCCGGCGCGTCGGCGACGACGGTCGAAATCCGGAACCTCACGTTCGATATGACGGCTGACGGCGTGGGCGCGCAAGCCGTCTCGGCGCGGGCGAGCGAGGACCTAAAAATCGAGGGCGTGACCGTCGACGGCGAGTGCGCCTCGGCGGGGAAGAAGGCCCTCGGTGCGATTTACGCGGCGGTCACGCATCCGGAGGGGGCGGGCGTCGTGTCCGTCTCGCTCCCGGACGGTTGTGCGTTCGCCCCGGAGAGCTACCCCGACCAGTCGCCCGCGGAGTCCCAGACCAGCCACCCCATCGGGGTCAACGTCTCCGACGACCACCGCGGCGAGTTGACGTTTCGGGACTGCCGCGTCGAAGGCTGGGTGAACAACGGCGGCTACCTCGCGGGCGGGGAAGGTCCGTGTCTCGTCGAGGGCGGCCTCTGGAAGAACAACGGCAACGCGAATCTCCGCTTGGGCGACGGCGACGAAGCCCGCGACGTGCGAATCGAGGTGGACGAGACGAGCTACACGGGGTGCGGCCTCTGGCTACAGGAGGGTGACTGCCGCGTCTCCGGCAGTGAACTCCGCCTGCCGAACTGTGACAACGACGGTCTCCGCGTTTCGAGTCGCTCCGCCCGCGTACGCGGATTGAAAATCGACTGCACCTCGTCGGCGCGCCCCATCAAGGTCAACGACGGGGACGGGCCGGTCGTGCTGGAGGACGTCGAACTCGTGGACTCGGGCGACGGGTCGAAACACGGCTACGCCGTCGAACTGTGGCGGGAAAACACCGAACTTCGGAACTGCCGCTTCGCGTTTCGGAACGGGGACGAAAATCGCAACGGCATCAACGTCCTCGGGACGCGAACCGTCTTCGACGGCGTGACGGCGACGCACGACGCCGACGGCACGACGGTGCTCGTCAAGGCCGACGACGCGACGTTCCGGAACTCGACGTTCGGCGGGCGCGTCGATGTGGATAGAAAAAACGCGTCGGAGCCGCGCGTCGAGGACAGCGATTTCACCGCGTGTGAGTGTATCGGCTTCGACGGCTAGCTCATCCGCATTCGATTTTTCGCGTCCCGCATCGCGGACCGCGACCGTTCTTTCGCTCTGTGCTCCGCGTCGCGGAGGTTTTCGCGCATTCGTTCGCGTCGTGACGGCTCGGTGGGTCGCTCTCGTCCGGTCACCTCGCGGGCCTTTCGCTCGACGGGTCGTAGTTCTTCGCGCACTCCACGCCCGAGATGACTTCCGGCATGTCGGAGGTGGTGCCACGCGTCTTTGAAGTGTGCGTTCATCGTTCTCTCCGATTATGTTGCTACGCGCGGGTCAGATATAATCGTTCCGTCGGTATTCGGCGGGAGTGTCGGTTCAAAAACGGTTTTACCGCGGGCCAAGAAAGAACGCATGTATGTTTACGCGGCTTTCGATTCCGACGCCGTTTCAAATCGGACCGGTGAACGCCTATCTCGCGGGGCGGACGCTGGTCGACCCGGGTCCGGGAAGTGAGGAAGCATGGACCGCGCTGCTCGACGGATTGGAGCGACACGACCTCGCTCCCACGGACATCGAACAGGTGCTCATCACGCACCCCCACCCCGACCACTTCGGGTCGGCAAAACGGCTTCGAGAATCGGGTGCCCGCATCGTCGCCAGTACCGAAGCGGCCGCCATCGTCCGGGACTTCGGCGACCGACTCGCGTACGAACAGGAATACTTCGCCGACTTCTTCGACCGCTGTGGAATGGCCGAAACGACCGCCAAAACGGTTACCGACCTGCCGGAGGCCTACCTCTCTGTGGCCCCCGGCGTCGAAACCGACCTCGAACTCGACGACGGCGAGTCCGTTACCGTCGAGGGCGTCGAACTGACTGCGGAGGCCGTGCAGGGCCACTCGTCCGGCGAGACCATCTTCACGTTCGAGCACGACGGACAATCGAAGGCCATCGTCGGCGACCACGTGCTCGCCGACATCACGCCGAACCCGCTCCTCCAACCGCCCGCGGAAGAAGGCGACCGTCGTCCGCGCGTCCTCCCAGCGTTCAATCGCTCGCTCTCGGCGCTCCGGGACCGTGACCTCGATTACCTCCTGCCGGGCCACCGCGAGGAGATAACGGACCCGGCGGAACGAATCGACGAAATCCTCGCCGCACACGAAGAGCGGACGGAGAACGTCCGTGCGCTCGTCGACGGCCCGACGACCGCGTTCGACGTGATGACCGAACTGTTCGGCGACCTCCCCGCGACGGAGTACTTCCCCGGAATGAGCGAGGCGGTGGGACACCTCGACGTCCTCGAAGAGCGGGGCGAAGTGAACCGACACGAACAAGGTGGCGTCGTCGTGTACGAAGGAGTAACTCAATGAACGAACTGCAACCTGTCGCGCTCGGTGACGAACCCGCAGACCTCGTGATTCGGAACGGTCGCGTCCTCATGCCGGAACTGTGCGAGTTTCAGGCGCGCGACGTCGTGGTCAAAAACAATCGCGTCGCAGCGCTGCCCGAGGACGGCACCGAGTCGATAGGTGACGAGACGACGGTCATCAACGCTAGTGATCGCGTCGTCACCCCCGGTTTCATCGACGCACACACGCACATCGACCTCCACCAGACGTTCGAGAACGCCTACCACTACGCCCTCGAAGGCGGCACGACGACGGTCGTGACCGAGGTTTCCGGGTTCGGTCCCACATTCGGCGTGGAGGGCGTCGAACAGTTGCTCGCCGCGACCTCCTACCTCCCAATTCGGGTGTTCGCCACGGTCCCGCCCCAACCCCTCATCGACACGTTCGAACCGGCGCGCGCGGACGCCGAATCGCTGACGGACCTCCTCGGCGACGCTCGCGTCGTCGGCGTCGGCGAAACCGACTGGATTCACGCGGTCGGCCGCGACTCGCCGACGGAGGAACTGTACGAGCGCGCCCACCTCGAAGGCAAGACCGTCACCGGCCACGGCGCGGGCTGTTCCGGCGAGAAACTACAGGCGTTCGCCACCATCGTGGACGACGACCACGAGTCCATAACGGGCGAAGACATCATCGAACGCGTCGAGAACGGCATCCACGCCGTGGGTCGCTGTGGGTCGATTCGGGACGACATGGCGGCGGTCGGCGAGGCCTACGAGGAGGTCGGCGCGGCCGAAATCTCGCTCTCGACCGACGGAATGTGGCCCCGCGAACTCATCGGCGAGGGGTACATGGACGTGGTAGTGCGCCGAGCCATCGAGGAGGGCGTCGCGCCCGCGGACGCCATCCGCATGGCGACGCTCAACCCCGCCCGCCACTTCGACCTGCCGAACCTCGGGTCGCTCGCGCCGGGCAACATCGCCGACATCCTGCTCATCGACGACCTGGAAACCGTCAACGTCACCACGGTCATCAACGGCGGCGAGGTCGTCTACAACAACCACGAGACGACCGTCGCCCCGCGCTCCTACGAGTATCCGGACCACTTCTACGACAGCGTGAACGTCAGCACCGACCCGGAGGAGTTCCGCGTGCCCGCCGACGTAGCGGACGACGGCGAGGTCCGCGCCATCGAGTACCGCGAAGGCCTGATTTCGGGCCAGACGCGGGTTCGACCGCCGGTCGAGGACGGGGAACTCGTCGCCGCACCCGAAGACGGCCTGCTGAAAGTCACCCTTCTCGACCGGCACCCGGACGGGGACGGAACCGGTTTCACCGGCTTCGTGACCGGCTTCGGTCCGGTGGAAGGAGCGGTTGCGACCAGCCTCGTCTGGGAGACGCCCGGCGTGCTTGCGCTCGGGAGCGGCGAGGACCTCAGACGCGCCGTCGCCCACGTCAACGAGATGGGCGGCGGTTGGGCGGTCGTCAGGGACGGCGACGTGGTTGCCGAACTCCCGACTCGAATCGCCGGCGTCTGCTCGGATCTCGAAGTCGAGGAAACGGCGAAGCTGTACACCGCCATCGAGAGTGCGTTCCGTAGCCTCGGCACGGACGTCGAACGGCCGATGATCGGTATTCAGACGCTGACCTTCCCCGGCGTCCCCTCGCTAAAACTGTCGTTCTCGGGCTACGCCGACATCTTCTCGCGTGAAATCGTCGGCCTGACGCCCGAATAGTCGGCGGGAATTTTCGACATTCCTCTCGACTCTTTCCTACTCCCTTGGCTCTTTCTCACTCCTTCGGCTCTTTCCTTTCTCGCCTACTCGCTCGCTTCTACCTCCTCTCCCCCGTGTTCTCGAATCGTTCGAATCTGCTCGTACGGGAAGAAGTTTCTCCCGCCTTTTCGGTGCAGCCAAACCCCCGTGTCGTAGAACTCGAGTTCGTCGCCTTCGACCGGCGATACGATGTTCTGATCTTTCCCCCGTTTGCCACTCGGGACGAGGTACACGTCGTACTCGTTCTCTGGCATGGGGCGAATACGTCGAACACGGCCAAAAGCGTAGTGGGCGCTACGAGTCCTCGTAGATGGTGACTCGACCGTTTCGTTCGACGACGACGGCGAACCCTTTGTGGATGAACTCGACCCGCCTCGGGACGCGTTTCTCGGAGTGGCGACCGAACAGGTCCTCCAGTGCATC is part of the Haladaptatus paucihalophilus DX253 genome and encodes:
- a CDS encoding adenine deaminase C-terminal domain-containing protein; amino-acid sequence: MNELQPVALGDEPADLVIRNGRVLMPELCEFQARDVVVKNNRVAALPEDGTESIGDETTVINASDRVVTPGFIDAHTHIDLHQTFENAYHYALEGGTTTVVTEVSGFGPTFGVEGVEQLLAATSYLPIRVFATVPPQPLIDTFEPARADAESLTDLLGDARVVGVGETDWIHAVGRDSPTEELYERAHLEGKTVTGHGAGCSGEKLQAFATIVDDDHESITGEDIIERVENGIHAVGRCGSIRDDMAAVGEAYEEVGAAEISLSTDGMWPRELIGEGYMDVVVRRAIEEGVAPADAIRMATLNPARHFDLPNLGSLAPGNIADILLIDDLETVNVTTVINGGEVVYNNHETTVAPRSYEYPDHFYDSVNVSTDPEEFRVPADVADDGEVRAIEYREGLISGQTRVRPPVEDGELVAAPEDGLLKVTLLDRHPDGDGTGFTGFVTGFGPVEGAVATSLVWETPGVLALGSGEDLRRAVAHVNEMGGGWAVVRDGDVVAELPTRIAGVCSDLEVEETAKLYTAIESAFRSLGTDVERPMIGIQTLTFPGVPSLKLSFSGYADIFSREIVGLTPE